The Pseudomonas fluorescens genome includes a window with the following:
- a CDS encoding ArsR/SmtB family transcription factor, with protein sequence MPLDLDEIIKALAHPVRRDILNWLKDPKVQFPEQLHNHEFGICAGQIDQRCGLSQSTVSAHLAVLQRAGLITSQKVGQWHFFKRNEEVIQQFLKQMSQEL encoded by the coding sequence ATGCCCCTTGACCTCGACGAAATAATAAAAGCCCTGGCACACCCAGTACGGCGAGACATCCTCAACTGGCTCAAAGACCCCAAGGTCCAGTTCCCCGAGCAGTTGCACAACCACGAATTCGGCATTTGCGCCGGACAGATCGACCAGCGTTGCGGCCTGTCGCAATCCACGGTGTCTGCGCACTTGGCGGTGTTGCAACGGGCGGGGCTGATCACCAGCCAGAAAGTCGGCCAATGGCACTTCTTCAAGCGCAACGAGGAAGTGATCCAGCAGTTCCTCAAGCAAATGAGCCAAGAGCTCTGA
- a CDS encoding MFS transporter codes for MPLSLLILALSAFAIGTTEFVIMGLLPDVAADLGVSIPGAGWLVTGYALGVAIGAPFMALATARLPRKAALVVLMGIFIIGNLLCAIASDYNVLMFARVVTALCHGAFFGIGSVVAAGLVAPNKRASAVALMFTGLTLANVLGVPLGTALGQEAGWRSTFWAVTVIGVIALIGLIRFLPAKRDEEKLDMRSELVALKGAGLWLSLSMTALFSASVFTLFTYVAPLLGEVTGVSPRGVTWTLVLIGLGLTLGNIIGGKLADKSLANTLMGVFLTMAVVSTVLSWTSVALIPSEITLFLWATACFAAVPALQVNVVTFGKAAPNLVSTLNIGAFNIGNALGAWVGGSVIDHGLGLTSVPLAAGALAVLALLVTLITFRQGGNAELAPATH; via the coding sequence ATGCCCCTCTCACTCCTGATCCTGGCCCTGAGCGCCTTCGCCATCGGCACCACCGAGTTCGTCATCATGGGCCTGTTGCCCGATGTGGCGGCCGACCTGGGCGTGTCGATTCCTGGCGCCGGCTGGCTGGTGACCGGCTACGCCCTGGGCGTGGCCATCGGTGCGCCGTTCATGGCCCTGGCCACCGCCCGGTTGCCGCGCAAGGCCGCCCTGGTGGTGTTGATGGGAATTTTCATCATCGGCAACCTGCTCTGCGCCATCGCCAGCGACTACAACGTGCTGATGTTTGCCCGGGTCGTCACGGCCCTGTGCCACGGCGCGTTCTTCGGTATCGGTTCGGTGGTGGCCGCCGGTCTGGTGGCACCCAACAAGCGTGCTTCGGCCGTGGCCCTGATGTTCACCGGCCTGACCCTGGCCAACGTGCTCGGCGTACCGCTGGGCACCGCATTGGGCCAGGAAGCCGGCTGGCGTTCGACCTTCTGGGCAGTGACTGTCATTGGCGTAATTGCGCTGATCGGCCTGATCCGCTTTCTGCCGGCCAAGCGCGATGAAGAAAAACTCGACATGCGCTCGGAACTGGTCGCGCTCAAGGGCGCAGGCCTATGGCTGTCCCTGAGCATGACGGCGCTGTTCTCCGCCTCGGTGTTTACCCTGTTCACCTATGTCGCCCCGCTGTTGGGTGAAGTGACCGGCGTATCGCCCCGCGGCGTGACCTGGACCCTGGTGCTGATCGGCCTGGGCCTGACCCTGGGCAACATCATCGGCGGCAAGCTGGCAGACAAGAGCCTGGCGAACACGCTGATGGGCGTCTTCCTCACCATGGCCGTGGTGTCCACCGTATTGAGCTGGACCAGCGTGGCGCTGATCCCCAGCGAAATCACCCTGTTCCTCTGGGCCACCGCCTGCTTCGCCGCCGTACCGGCCCTGCAGGTCAACGTGGTGACCTTTGGCAAGGCTGCGCCGAACCTGGTTTCCACGTTGAACATCGGCGCCTTCAACATCGGCAACGCCTTGGGCGCCTGGGTCGGCGGCAGCGTCATCGACCACGGCCTGGGCCTGACCTCCGTGCCCCTGGCCGCCGGCGCGCTGGCCGTGCTGGCGCTGCTGGTCACCCTCATCACCTTCCGCCAGGGCGGCAATGCCGAGCTGGCTCCAGCCACTCACTGA
- a CDS encoding alkene reductase produces the protein MATIFDPIKLGDIELKNRIIMAPLTRCRADAGRVPNALMAEYYVQRASAGLILSEATSVTPMGVGYPDTPGIWSNDQVRGWSNVTKAIHGAGGKIFLQLWHVGRISHPSYLNGETPVAPSAIQPKGHVSLVRPLADYPTPRALETAEIADIVDAYRVGAENAKAAGFDGVEIHGANGYLLDQFLQSSTNQRTDQYGGSLENRARLLLEVTDAAIEVWGAGRVGVHLAPRADSHDMGDENRLETFSYVARELGKRGIAFICSREKEGDDSIGPQLKQAFGGPYIANERFTKDSANAWLAEGKADAVAFGVPFIANPDLPARLKADAPLNEPHPETFYGKGPVGYIDYPVL, from the coding sequence ATGGCGACTATTTTCGACCCCATCAAACTCGGCGACATCGAGTTGAAAAACCGCATCATCATGGCCCCGCTCACCCGCTGCCGCGCCGACGCGGGCCGCGTGCCCAACGCGCTGATGGCCGAGTACTACGTGCAACGCGCCTCCGCCGGCCTGATCCTCAGCGAAGCGACCTCGGTCACGCCGATGGGCGTGGGCTACCCGGACACCCCGGGCATCTGGTCCAACGACCAGGTGCGCGGCTGGTCCAACGTCACCAAGGCGATCCACGGCGCCGGCGGCAAGATCTTCCTGCAACTGTGGCACGTGGGCCGGATCTCGCACCCGTCGTACCTGAACGGCGAAACCCCGGTGGCACCGAGCGCTATCCAGCCCAAAGGCCACGTGAGCCTGGTGCGTCCGCTGGCCGACTACCCAACGCCGCGCGCGCTGGAAACCGCTGAAATCGCCGACATCGTCGATGCCTACCGCGTAGGTGCCGAGAATGCCAAGGCCGCCGGCTTCGACGGTGTGGAAATCCACGGTGCCAACGGCTACCTGCTCGACCAGTTCCTGCAAAGCAGCACCAACCAGCGCACCGACCAATACGGCGGTTCCCTGGAAAATCGTGCCCGCCTGCTGCTGGAAGTGACCGACGCGGCCATCGAAGTCTGGGGCGCCGGCCGGGTGGGTGTGCACCTGGCACCACGCGCCGATTCCCATGACATGGGCGACGAAAATCGCCTGGAAACCTTCAGCTACGTGGCCCGGGAACTGGGCAAGCGTGGCATCGCCTTTATCTGCTCCCGTGAGAAGGAAGGCGACGACAGCATCGGCCCGCAACTCAAGCAAGCTTTCGGCGGCCCGTACATCGCCAATGAACGCTTCACCAAGGACAGCGCCAATGCCTGGCTGGCCGAGGGCAAGGCCGATGCCGTTGCCTTCGGAGTGCCGTTCATTGCCAACCCGGACCTGCCGGCGCGCTTGAAAGCCGATGCCCCACTGAACGAGCCTCATCCCGAAACGTTTTATGGAAAAGGTCCGGTGGGATACATCGATTACCCCGTACTTTGA
- a CDS encoding TetR family transcriptional regulator yields MVRRTKEEALETRSQILEAAEKAFFERGVARTTLADIATLAGVTRGAIYWHFSNKADLLQAMLDTLHEPLDDLARASENEEELDPLGCTRKLLVQLFQQVALDPKTRRINEILFHKCEFTDEMCDLRQQRRQVSLDCNVRIVLSLSNAMKRGQLPDDLDPERAAIAIHGYIDGILYQWLLAPDSFALAAEAERWVDIGLDMLRLSPSLRK; encoded by the coding sequence ATGGTCCGTCGTACCAAAGAGGAAGCCCTGGAGACTCGCAGCCAGATTCTCGAAGCGGCCGAAAAAGCCTTCTTCGAGCGGGGCGTGGCTCGCACGACGCTGGCCGATATCGCAACCCTGGCCGGTGTGACGCGTGGCGCCATCTATTGGCATTTCAGCAACAAGGCGGACCTGCTCCAGGCCATGCTCGACACCTTGCATGAGCCGCTCGATGACCTGGCCCGCGCCAGTGAGAATGAAGAGGAACTTGACCCGCTGGGCTGTACTCGCAAGCTGCTGGTGCAATTGTTTCAGCAAGTTGCCCTGGACCCGAAGACCCGACGCATTAATGAAATTCTGTTCCATAAGTGCGAATTCACCGATGAAATGTGCGATTTACGCCAGCAGCGGCGCCAGGTCAGTCTCGACTGCAACGTGCGTATCGTGCTGTCGTTGAGCAATGCGATGAAGCGCGGTCAGTTGCCGGATGACCTGGATCCCGAAAGGGCGGCGATTGCCATCCACGGCTACATCGACGGCATCCTCTACCAATGGCTACTGGCGCCCGACAGCTTCGCGCTGGCGGCTGAGGCTGAGCGCTGGGTAGACATCGGGCTGGATATGCTGCGCCTGAGCCCCAGCCTGCGCAAATGA